A DNA window from Streptomyces sp. B21-083 contains the following coding sequences:
- a CDS encoding transglutaminase domain-containing protein: MELIQNTSDLSAYLAADEVIDHHHPLVRETAARLAKDAVDSYAYARAAYEFVRDTIPHSADSGDLRVTWRASAVLEQRTGICFAKAHALAALLRAEDIPTALCYQRLTHDDGNGHAVHGLVAVRFNGAWHRQDPRGNKTGVDARFSLDGERLAWIPDPESNEVDYPVLYAEPHPAVLGVLKAAPDRPYLWKTLPTAL; this comes from the coding sequence ATGGAGCTGATCCAGAACACCTCTGACCTGTCCGCGTATCTTGCTGCTGACGAGGTCATCGACCACCATCACCCGCTGGTGCGGGAGACCGCCGCGCGGCTCGCCAAGGATGCCGTGGACTCGTATGCCTATGCGCGAGCGGCCTACGAGTTCGTGCGCGACACCATCCCGCACTCCGCCGACAGCGGCGACCTGCGGGTCACCTGGCGGGCCTCGGCCGTCCTGGAGCAGCGCACCGGCATCTGCTTCGCCAAGGCCCACGCGCTGGCCGCGCTGCTGCGTGCCGAGGACATTCCCACGGCGCTGTGCTACCAACGGCTCACGCACGACGACGGGAACGGTCACGCCGTGCACGGGCTGGTCGCCGTGCGGTTCAACGGCGCCTGGCACCGCCAGGACCCGCGAGGCAACAAGACGGGCGTGGACGCGCGGTTCTCCCTCGACGGTGAGCGGCTGGCGTGGATCCCCGATCCGGAGTCCAATGAGGTGGACTATCCAGTACTGTACGCTGAACCCCATCCGGCTGTGCTGGGCGTCCTGAAGGCGGCACCCGACAGGCCGTATCTCTGGAAGACGCTCCCCACCGCACTCTGA
- a CDS encoding threonine aldolase family protein: MNPPKTDARRHHDPETRGFASDNYAGAHPEVLAALALANGGHQVAYGEDDYTENLQRIVRSHFGATAEAFPVFNGTGANVVALQAVTDRWGAVICAESAHINVDEGGAPERMGGLKLLTVPTPDGKLTPDLIDRQAYGWDDEHRAMPQVVSITQSTELGTLYTPDEIRAICDHAHAHGMKVHLDGSRIANAAASLDVPMRTFTNAAGVDILSLGGTKNGALFGEAVVVIDQDAVSHMKHLRKLSMQLASKMRFVSVQLEALLAKDLWLRNARHSNAMAQRLAEGVRAVHGVEILYPVQANAVFARLPHDVSERLQKRFRFYFWDEPAGDVRWMCAFDTTEDDVDAFVAALKEEMAR, from the coding sequence GTGAACCCTCCGAAGACCGACGCGCGCCGCCATCACGACCCGGAGACCCGAGGCTTCGCCAGCGACAACTACGCGGGGGCCCACCCCGAGGTGCTCGCCGCTCTGGCCCTGGCCAACGGCGGGCACCAGGTCGCGTACGGCGAGGACGACTACACGGAGAACCTCCAGCGGATCGTCCGCAGCCACTTCGGCGCCACGGCGGAGGCGTTCCCCGTCTTCAACGGCACCGGAGCCAACGTCGTAGCCCTCCAGGCGGTCACCGACCGCTGGGGCGCCGTGATCTGCGCCGAGAGCGCGCACATCAACGTCGACGAGGGCGGCGCCCCCGAACGCATGGGCGGCCTCAAGCTGCTCACGGTGCCCACACCGGACGGCAAGCTGACCCCCGACCTGATCGACCGGCAGGCGTACGGCTGGGACGACGAACACCGTGCGATGCCGCAGGTCGTCTCGATCACGCAGAGCACGGAACTGGGCACCCTCTACACCCCGGACGAGATCCGCGCGATCTGCGACCACGCCCACGCGCACGGCATGAAGGTCCACCTGGACGGCTCCCGCATAGCCAACGCGGCGGCCTCGCTCGACGTCCCGATGCGGACGTTCACCAACGCGGCCGGCGTCGACATCCTCTCCCTCGGCGGGACGAAGAACGGCGCGCTGTTCGGTGAGGCGGTCGTCGTCATCGACCAGGACGCCGTCAGCCATATGAAGCACCTGCGCAAGCTGTCCATGCAGCTCGCCTCCAAGATGCGCTTCGTCTCGGTGCAGTTGGAGGCGCTGCTCGCAAAGGACCTGTGGCTGCGCAACGCCCGTCACTCCAACGCGATGGCGCAGCGGCTGGCGGAAGGCGTGCGGGCCGTGCACGGGGTGGAGATCCTCTACCCGGTCCAGGCGAACGCGGTCTTCGCCCGGCTCCCGCACGACGTGAGTGAACGCCTGCAGAAGCGCTTCCGCTTCTACTTCTGGGACGAGCCGGCGGGCGACGTCCGCTGGATGTGCGCCTTTGACACGACCGAGGACGACGTGGACGCGTTCGTGGCGGCGCTGAAGGAGGAGATGGCGCGCTAG
- a CDS encoding SDR family NAD(P)-dependent oxidoreductase, with translation MGNGALSGAVIAVAGAGGPAGRATLLRLAEAGATVVGSDNDPERLAEAVDAASYAHGGATVVGDTVDLLDLQSTREWATRIEKDFGRVDGLVHLVGGWRGSETFTKTVLDDWDLLELLLIRTVQHTSLAFHEALQRSDRGRYVLTSAAGASKPTAGNAAYAAAKAAAEAWTLAMADFFRKAGVSEGGDGPSSAAAILVVKALVHDAMRAERPNAKFAGFTDVKELAEAVVGVWERPAAEVNGKRLWLTEKP, from the coding sequence ATGGGGAACGGGGCTCTCAGCGGTGCGGTGATCGCGGTCGCCGGCGCCGGCGGCCCGGCCGGCCGGGCGACACTGCTCAGGCTCGCCGAGGCGGGCGCGACGGTCGTGGGTTCGGACAACGACCCGGAGCGGCTCGCGGAGGCCGTGGACGCGGCGAGCTACGCCCACGGCGGCGCCACCGTCGTCGGCGACACCGTCGACCTGCTCGACCTGCAGTCGACCCGGGAGTGGGCCACGCGTATCGAGAAGGACTTCGGGCGCGTCGACGGCCTGGTCCACCTCGTCGGCGGCTGGCGCGGCAGCGAGACCTTCACCAAGACGGTCCTCGACGACTGGGACCTGCTGGAACTGCTGCTCATCCGCACCGTCCAGCACACCTCCCTCGCCTTCCACGAGGCCCTCCAGCGCAGCGACCGCGGCCGGTACGTCCTGACCAGTGCCGCCGGCGCGAGCAAGCCCACCGCGGGCAACGCCGCGTACGCCGCCGCCAAGGCCGCCGCCGAGGCGTGGACGCTGGCCATGGCCGACTTCTTCCGCAAGGCCGGGGTGTCGGAGGGCGGGGACGGGCCGTCGTCGGCGGCTGCGATCCTGGTCGTGAAGGCGTTGGTGCACGACGCGATGCGCGCCGAGCGACCCAACGCGAAGTTCGCGGGCTTCACGGACGTCAAGGAGCTGGCCGAGGCCGTCGTCGGCGTCTGGGAGCGGCCCGCCGCCGAAGTGAACGGGAAACGTCTGTGGCTGACCGAGAAGCCGTGA